In the genome of Croceimicrobium hydrocarbonivorans, one region contains:
- a CDS encoding acyltransferase — MFYEFQGFKPVVKESAFVHQSAVIIGNVLIGEKVYIGPGAVIRGDWGQIIIEDGCNVQENCVVHMFPGVSIRLEEGAHVGHGAIIHGANLGRNVLIGMNAVIMDRSTVGAGSIVGALSFVKADTQIPERSLVVGNPARIIKEVSDTMLNWKSKGTELYQELPGELYASLKECEPLAEEEANRPKQEKLFQTWNEQQGG, encoded by the coding sequence ATGTTTTACGAGTTTCAGGGCTTTAAGCCGGTGGTTAAGGAAAGTGCTTTTGTGCACCAATCGGCAGTTATCATTGGTAATGTTTTAATCGGAGAGAAAGTCTATATCGGACCGGGAGCCGTAATTCGGGGCGACTGGGGTCAGATAATCATTGAGGATGGTTGCAATGTGCAGGAAAACTGCGTGGTGCATATGTTTCCTGGGGTTAGTATTCGCCTGGAAGAAGGAGCGCATGTTGGACATGGCGCAATTATCCACGGCGCAAATTTGGGCCGCAATGTTTTAATAGGAATGAACGCCGTGATAATGGACCGGTCCACCGTTGGCGCAGGTTCTATTGTAGGGGCCTTGAGTTTCGTTAAAGCCGATACCCAGATTCCCGAACGCAGCTTAGTAGTAGGCAATCCAGCCCGCATTATCAAAGAGGTGAGCGACACTATGCTCAACTGGAAAAGCAAGGGAACCGAATTGTATCAAGAGCTGCCCGGAGAGCTATATGCCAGTCTAAAAGAATGTGAACCCTTGGCGGAAGAAGAGGCCAATCGGCCCAAGCAAGAAAAGCTCTTTCAAACCTGGAATGAGCAACAAGGCGGCTAA
- the pcaF gene encoding 3-oxoadipyl-CoA thiolase has product MKEAYIVDGIRTPIGSFGGSLSGLRADDMGALVIKSLIERNSQLDPAVIADVIMGCANQAGEDNRNVARMSALLAGLPHSVPGETVNRLCASGMSAGAQAMRAIRNGDGDVFVAGGLEHMTRAPYVMSKPSKAFGTDSKMYDSSFGWRFVNPEMFKRYGTDAMGETAENLVDQFGISREDQDKFALWSQQKATAATESGRLAEEIVKVSIPRRKQEDLIFGTDEFIKPKSSLEILGKLRPAFRKEGGTVTAGNASGLNDGAAALLVASEQGLKDQNLKPLARMVSMGVAGVEPRIMGIGPVYASEIALKKAGLSLADMDIIELNEAFAAQVLACTRQMGLDDQDERINPNGGAIALGHPLGMSGARLLQTAAIQLQKTAKRYALCTMCIGVGQGYAVVIERA; this is encoded by the coding sequence GTGATCAAAAGCTTGATCGAACGCAATTCTCAATTAGATCCGGCGGTAATTGCCGATGTAATTATGGGCTGCGCCAATCAAGCGGGAGAAGACAATCGAAATGTAGCGCGGATGTCGGCTCTATTAGCGGGCTTACCTCATTCTGTTCCTGGTGAAACCGTAAACCGACTTTGTGCCAGTGGTATGAGTGCCGGAGCTCAGGCTATGCGCGCCATTCGCAATGGTGATGGTGATGTATTTGTGGCGGGTGGTTTGGAGCATATGACTCGTGCGCCCTACGTTATGAGCAAGCCCAGTAAAGCCTTTGGTACTGATTCTAAGATGTATGATAGTTCTTTCGGCTGGCGATTCGTGAATCCGGAAATGTTTAAGCGCTATGGTACTGATGCCATGGGCGAAACTGCTGAAAACCTGGTGGATCAATTCGGTATTAGCCGCGAGGATCAGGATAAATTTGCCTTATGGTCGCAGCAAAAGGCGACTGCCGCCACCGAAAGCGGACGTTTGGCCGAGGAGATTGTAAAAGTGTCTATTCCCCGTCGTAAGCAGGAGGATTTGATTTTCGGAACAGATGAGTTTATCAAGCCGAAATCAAGCCTGGAGATTTTAGGGAAATTACGTCCCGCCTTCCGCAAAGAAGGAGGAACCGTAACTGCTGGAAATGCCTCAGGGTTAAATGATGGAGCCGCCGCTCTTTTAGTGGCTTCCGAACAAGGTTTGAAAGATCAGAACTTAAAACCTTTGGCCCGCATGGTATCTATGGGTGTAGCGGGAGTTGAGCCTCGCATTATGGGAATCGGTCCGGTTTACGCCTCCGAGATTGCCCTTAAAAAAGCGGGTTTAAGCCTGGCCGATATGGACATCATCGAATTGAATGAGGCTTTTGCCGCTCAGGTATTAGCTTGTACTCGCCAAATGGGTCTCGATGATCAAGATGAGCGCATTAACCCTAATGGTGGAGCGATTGCCTTAGGTCATCCACTGGGAATGTCGGGAGCGCGTCTATTGCAAACCGCCGCTATTCAGCTCCAGAAAACGGCTAAGCGCTATGCTCTTTGCACTATGTGTATTGGTGTAGGGCAGGGTTATGCCGTGGTTATCGAGCGGGCCTAA